A DNA window from Ostrea edulis chromosome 5, xbOstEdul1.1, whole genome shotgun sequence contains the following coding sequences:
- the LOC125651814 gene encoding golgin subfamily A member 5-like, with amino-acid sequence MSWLSGLTGKAEDFLNKLDQSAAQALVKTEEDARLNASLPVTSDTQASTPHSLSTRQLPQTGSQSVPAKSTRTSGDFSSYGVSTPVKPSKLQISGAPKSVKPKPSETIVKQTNPETSVSQDGASKKKMDTDAALFDFLNSSEPLEAKKKTTPASSARHSRQSSTSSVLSNKGGKVIQESDTPVSTSGSSIVHIESLPSGSDHGDGSPTELDGNTDVAALEDAMLEQSPSNSVHSNQEVEPHGELEQKVSSLELENKLLKNEVASLNQEMSTVLQRSKDAKNEAELMRKKMDGYQRNQSQSDQFVRELQSRESDLMEAIQAKDSQLGVLRIRLEEADKEVESKQQTVSDLQKERGRILRDHTDSSGVHSQALDSLQAKLSEVEAALQREQGALKQVQQEASDRQSRLEEEQRTLADALTAADRRATEEKGKASDLANQLIAAKQNAESTKQELADYKEKAARILQSKERLIASLREGSGASGESAGVSSLEYDSVKQERDMFKEELQQYKITIENMRMELLDMETQLQHDNDTANEQIRSMEDNVRSEKQRREDAEQELLKQKQELQYNIEELRKTKMSYQTCIKDRETEIEKLRNQIMTKSMSSSTENELEARVKTLTESLIQKQTTLETLSTQKNSLALQLERLEQQYKDVQSSSLRTNTTVVNVHDDEEVRQRYPGFMRETATDHEVTKKMKRAANVIDKFSIRLGVFLRRYPIARVFILMYMVLLHLWVMVVLLTYQPEMHGPGNHVQPEPPA; translated from the exons ATGTCGTGGTTGTCGGGACTGACTGGGAAAGCTGAGGATTTCCTGAACAAGTTGGACCAGTCTGCAGCCCAAGCTCTGGTTAAGACTGAGGAGGATGCACGACTAAACGCATCCCTTCCTGTCACGTCTGACACGCAGGCCTCCACGCCACACTCTCTGTCAACAAGACAATTACCACAGACAGGCTCCCAGAGTGTTCCTGCCAAGTCAACGAGGACTAGTGGTGATTTTTCTTCATATGGTGTCAGCACACCAGTAAAACCTAGCAAACTGCAGATCAGTGGAGCTCCAAAAAGTGTGAAGCCTAAACCGTCAGAGACTATCGTCAAACAGACAAATCCAGAAACATCTGTAAGTCAAGATGGGGCATCCAAGAAAAAAATGGACACGGATGCTGCCTTGTTTGATTTTTTGAACAGTTCTGAACCATTAGAAGCAAAAAAGAAGACCACACCAGCCAGTAGTGCTAGACATTCTAGACAGTCAAGTACATCTTCAGTGTTGTCGAATAAGGGAGGGAAAGTTATACAAGAAAGTGACACTCCTGTCTCTACTAGTGGATCCTCTATAGTGCACATAGAATCTCTACCTTCAGGCTCAG ATCATGGAGATGGTAGTCCAACAGAGTTAGATGGCAACACTGATGTGGCAGCCCTGGAAGATGCTATGTTGGAACAGAGTCCTAGCAACAGTGTACATAGCAACCAGGAAGTAGAACCACACGGAGAGCTAGAGCAGAAAGTCTCATCATTAGAACTGGAAAATAAACTTCTGAAAAATGAAGTGGCATCGTTAAACCAGGAAATGTCTACAGTTCTTCAGAGGTCCAAAGATGCAAAAAATG AAGCGGAGCTAATGAGGAAGAAAATGGATGGTTACCAGAGGAACCAATCGCAGTCGGACCAGTTTGTAAGGGAGCTACAGTCCAGGGAGTCGGATTTGATGGAGGCTATACAAGCCAAGGACTCTCAACTCGGAGTGCTCCGGATCCGTTTGGAGGAGGCAGACAAAGAGGTCGAATCCAAACAACAAACTGTCTCTGATTTGCAGAAGGAGAGGGGGAG AATATTAAGGGACCACACTGATTCTAGTGGAGTACATAGTCAAGCTCTGGATTCACTCCAAGCGAAACTGTCAGAAGTAGAGGCTGCGCTACAAAGAGAACAAGGTGCTCTCAAACAAGTGCAG CAAGAAGCGTCGGATCGACAGAGTCGACTGGAGGAGGAACAGAGGACTTTAGCTGATGCCTTAACAGCTGCAGACAGAAGGGCAACAGAGGAAAAAG GTAAGGCTAGTGATCTTGCCAATCAGCTGATAGCAGCCAAGCAGAATGCAGAGAGCACTAAACAAGAGTTGGCTGACTATAAAGAGAAGGCAGCAAGGATTTTACAG tccaaggAGAGACTAATTGCCAGTCTGAGGGAGGGATCAGGGGCCTCAGGGGAATCTGCGGGTGTGTCTAGTCTGGAGTATGACTCAGTAAAGCAGGAACGAGACATGTTTAAGGAGGAACTACAGCAGTACAAGATCACCATTGAgaacatgaggatggagctctTG GATATGGAGACCCAGCTTCAGCATGACAATGACACTGCTAATGAACAGATCCGATCGATGGAAGACAATGTCCGCAGCGAGAAGCAGAGGAGGGAGGATGCAGAACAGGAACTTTTAAAACAGAAACAG GAGCTTCAGTACAACATTGAGGAATTGAGGAAAACCAAGATGTCTTACCAGACTTGTATAAAAGACAGAGAGACGGAGATAGAGAAACTCagaaatcag ATAATGACGAAGTCCATGAGCTCGTCTACCGAGAATGAGCTGGAGGCTCGAGTGAAAACTCTGACAGAGAGTCTGATTCAAAAGCAGACAACTCTAGAGACATTGAGCACTCAGAAAAACTCACTGGCCTTACAGCTGGAGAGACTTGAG CAACAGTATAAGGATGTCCAGTCATCTTCATTGAGGACAAACACAACTGTTGTCAATGTACATGATGATGAGGAAG TGCGACAGAGATACCCTGGCTTTATGAGGGAGACTGCAACAGATCATGAAGTCACCAAGAAAATGAAAAGGGCTGCCAATGTCATTGACAAATTCAG CATAAGACTTGGAGTGTTTCTCCGAAGATATCCCATAGCCAGAGTGTTTATCCTCATGTACATG